The following coding sequences lie in one Arachis hypogaea cultivar Tifrunner chromosome 4, arahy.Tifrunner.gnm2.J5K5, whole genome shotgun sequence genomic window:
- the LOC112794203 gene encoding uncharacterized protein — protein MSLLTEEIKAKAEMYYGDRVCRQKFSLLLAEIGLPDGLLTIQDIEECGYVKEEGFVWLKLEEKKEHKFDKHNIVVCYDTIVTAHVEPNKIKNLTGVKAKDFLLWFTLTEIHVKGEEGSQQGPVITFKSLVGLSMSFPVSLFMAGNEAIEEAKQDKWWRMIKL, from the coding sequence ATGTCTCTGTTAACAGAGGAGATTAAGGCCAAGGCAGAGATGTACTATGGCGACCGAGTTTGTCGCCAGAAGTTCTCTCTGTTGTTGGCCGAAATAGGCCTACCGGACGGCCTACTAACCATTCAGGACATCGAGGAGTGCGGCTACGTCAAAGAAGAAGGCTTTGTTTGGCTCAAGCTTGAGGAGAAAAAGGAGCACAAGTTTGACAAACACAACATAGTTGTGTGCTATGACACAATTGTCACTGCACATGTTGAGCCAAACAAGATCAAGAACCTCACTGGCGTGAAGGCCAAGGATTTCTTGCTTTGGTTCACTTTGACTGAGATTCATGTCAAAGGGGAAGAAGGATCACAACAGGGGCCTGTCATCACTTTCAAGTCACTAGTTGGTTTGTCTATGTCTTTTCCTGTTTCATTGTTCATGGCAGGAAATGAAGCAATAGAAGAAGCAAAGCAAGACAAATGGTGGAGAATGATCAAACTATAA